A section of the Serratia liquefaciens ATCC 27592 genome encodes:
- a CDS encoding Dps family protein, which translates to MATTKKAAKNHIGLDSKQSAKLSEALNALLANYQVLYMNVRGYHWNISGPHFFELHVKFEETYNDLLTKVDELAERILTLGSQPRHAFSDYLKTSDIKEDTNVTDDKGTLSGLLHGYSVLLQQQRELLTLAADAGDEGTASLMSDYIKEQEKQVWMLNAYLGK; encoded by the coding sequence ATGGCAACGACGAAGAAAGCAGCAAAAAACCATATCGGCCTGGACAGCAAACAATCGGCAAAACTCTCGGAAGCCTTGAATGCGCTGCTGGCGAATTATCAGGTGCTGTATATGAACGTACGCGGCTACCACTGGAACATTTCAGGCCCGCACTTCTTCGAGCTGCACGTCAAATTTGAAGAAACCTATAACGACCTGCTGACCAAAGTCGATGAATTGGCAGAGCGTATTTTGACCCTGGGTTCACAACCGCGTCATGCTTTTAGCGATTACCTGAAAACTTCCGACATCAAGGAAGACACCAACGTCACCGACGATAAAGGCACGCTAAGCGGTTTGTTGCACGGCTATTCGGTGCTGCTGCAACAGCAGCGTGAACTGCTGACGCTGGCCGCCGATGCCGGTGATGAAGGGACTGCTTCCCTGATGAGCGACTACATCAAAGAGCAGGAAAAACAGGTGTGGATGCTTAACGCCTATCTGGGTAAATAA
- a CDS encoding YciY family protein yields MRRSRNEVGRWRMLRQSQRRRHRWLERQSCSNRHIIRVRRRLDDQHRRSLLFVVSYEW; encoded by the coding sequence ATGAGACGCAGTAGAAACGAAGTGGGCCGCTGGCGGATGTTGCGGCAGAGCCAGCGCCGCAGGCATCGCTGGTTGGAACGCCAGTCATGCAGCAATCGGCATATCATTCGGGTGCGGCGTCGCCTGGACGATCAGCACCGACGTTCGTTGCTGTTTGTGGTGTCATACGAGTGGTAA
- the cls gene encoding cardiolipin synthase, translating into MTTFYTVISWLMVFGYWLLIAGVTLRILMKRRAVPSAMAWLLVIYILPLFGIVAYLSFGELHLGKRRAERAKAMWPSTARWLSELKESQRIFATEYSEVARPLFQLCDRRQGIDGVKGNQLQLLTTTDSTLEALIRDIELARHNIEMVFYIWQPGGLVDQVAESLMAAARRGVHCRLMLDSAGSLQFFRSPYPGMMRNAGIEVVEALKVNLFRVFLRRMDLRQHRKVVLIDNYIAYTGSMNMVDPRYFKQDAGVGQWIDLMARMEGPVASTMGIVYACDWEIETGKRILPPPPDVNIMPFEQESGHTIQVIASGPGFPEEMIHQALLTAVYSAREQLIMTTPYFVPSDDLLHAICTAALRGVEVSIIVPRDNDSTMVRWASRSFFSELLEAGVRIYQFEGGLLHTKSVLVDGQLSLVGTVNLDMRSLWLNFEITLVIDDDGFGSDLACVQDDYIARSQLLNAQEWQKRPFWHRIVERLFYFFSPLL; encoded by the coding sequence ATGACAACATTTTATACCGTAATCAGTTGGCTCATGGTGTTTGGTTACTGGCTGCTTATCGCCGGTGTGACCCTGCGTATTCTGATGAAACGCCGTGCCGTACCGTCAGCGATGGCCTGGCTGCTGGTTATCTACATTCTGCCGCTGTTCGGTATTGTGGCTTATTTATCTTTTGGCGAATTGCATCTGGGCAAACGCCGGGCCGAACGCGCCAAGGCCATGTGGCCCTCTACCGCACGCTGGCTGAGCGAATTAAAAGAGAGCCAGCGGATCTTCGCTACGGAGTACAGCGAGGTTGCCAGACCGCTGTTCCAACTTTGCGATCGCCGTCAGGGCATTGATGGTGTCAAAGGCAACCAACTTCAGCTGCTGACCACGACGGATTCAACGCTGGAAGCGCTTATCCGCGATATTGAGCTGGCTCGCCATAATATAGAGATGGTGTTTTATATCTGGCAGCCGGGCGGATTGGTGGATCAGGTCGCCGAGTCGCTGATGGCCGCTGCGCGCCGGGGCGTACACTGCCGCCTGATGCTGGATTCTGCCGGTAGCCTGCAATTCTTCCGCAGTCCCTATCCCGGCATGATGCGTAATGCCGGTATCGAAGTCGTGGAAGCACTCAAGGTCAACCTGTTCCGTGTGTTCCTTCGTCGAATGGATTTGCGTCAACACCGTAAAGTGGTACTTATCGACAACTATATTGCCTACACCGGCAGCATGAACATGGTGGACCCGCGCTATTTCAAACAGGATGCCGGCGTCGGCCAATGGATCGATTTGATGGCACGCATGGAGGGCCCGGTCGCCAGCACCATGGGGATCGTTTATGCCTGTGATTGGGAGATTGAAACCGGTAAACGCATCCTGCCGCCGCCGCCGGACGTCAATATCATGCCGTTCGAACAGGAAAGCGGCCACACGATCCAGGTTATCGCCTCCGGCCCCGGCTTCCCTGAAGAGATGATCCACCAGGCGCTGCTGACGGCCGTTTACTCTGCGCGCGAACAGCTGATCATGACCACGCCTTACTTTGTGCCAAGCGACGACCTGCTGCATGCTATCTGCACCGCTGCCCTGCGCGGGGTGGAAGTCAGCATTATTGTCCCACGCGACAACGACTCGACGATGGTACGCTGGGCCAGCCGCTCCTTCTTCTCCGAACTGCTGGAAGCGGGCGTGCGGATTTATCAGTTCGAAGGCGGTCTGCTGCATACCAAGAGCGTGTTGGTCGACGGTCAGCTCAGCCTGGTGGGTACGGTGAACCTGGACATGCGCAGCCTGTGGCTGAACTTCGAAATCACGCTGGTGATCGACGATGACGGTTTCGGCAGCGATCTGGCCTGTGTACAGGATGATTATATTGCCCGATCGCAGTTGCTGAACGCACAGGAGTGGCAGAAACGGCCGTTCTGGCATCGGATTGTCGAGCGCCTGTTCTACTTTTTCAGCCCGCTGCTATAA
- a CDS encoding HI1450 family dsDNA-mimic protein — translation MDLNNRLTEDETLEQAYDIFLELAGDNLDPADILLFNLQFEERGGAELYDPAEDWSEHVDFDLNPDFFAEVVIGLADSDGEPINDVFARVLLCREKDHKLCHILWKE, via the coding sequence ATGGATTTGAATAACCGCCTTACTGAAGACGAAACGCTGGAACAGGCTTACGACATCTTTCTGGAACTGGCCGGCGACAATCTGGATCCGGCGGATATTCTGCTGTTCAATCTGCAGTTTGAGGAGCGCGGTGGCGCAGAACTGTATGACCCTGCGGAAGACTGGTCGGAACATGTGGATTTTGACCTGAACCCGGATTTCTTTGCCGAGGTAGTGATTGGTCTGGCAGACAGCGATGGCGAGCCAATCAATGACGTTTTTGCCCGCGTGCTGCTGTGCCGCGAGAAAGACCACAAGCTTTGCCACATCCTGTGGAAAGAGTAA
- a CDS encoding DeoR/GlpR family DNA-binding transcription regulator gives MDYSNALERRNIILDKLKNSGQVFVNELADDFNVSQETIRRDLNKLEELKHIKKIHGGAVIAQFGFELEFNQRAKLAEDDKKAIAIKAAELIKPGDSLFIDFGTTTLEFAKQIAGINQLTVITNSPVIANLFHDNSTINLILIGGQFGLSKMECIGPVALQGISAFYADYAVIGAGAVSPKAGVMDQDLNEAAIARQMIKNSNKTIVLADGHKLNNHATGLVAELKDISWLVTSDPEKKLKNLVFPANLQVIVA, from the coding sequence ATGGATTACTCAAACGCATTAGAACGAAGGAACATCATTCTCGATAAGTTGAAAAATAGTGGGCAGGTGTTCGTCAATGAATTGGCTGATGACTTTAATGTTTCTCAGGAAACCATTCGCAGAGATCTGAATAAGCTTGAAGAGCTGAAACACATCAAGAAAATCCATGGTGGGGCGGTTATCGCTCAGTTTGGGTTTGAGCTGGAATTTAATCAGCGGGCCAAATTGGCTGAAGACGACAAAAAGGCCATTGCCATTAAGGCGGCCGAATTGATCAAGCCCGGGGACTCGCTGTTTATCGACTTCGGGACTACGACGCTGGAGTTTGCCAAGCAGATTGCCGGTATTAATCAGCTTACCGTCATCACCAATTCTCCGGTGATCGCCAATCTGTTCCATGACAATTCAACGATTAACCTGATCCTGATTGGTGGCCAATTTGGCCTGTCGAAAATGGAGTGCATTGGCCCGGTGGCATTGCAGGGGATCAGCGCTTTCTATGCGGATTACGCGGTCATCGGTGCCGGGGCGGTGAGCCCAAAGGCAGGGGTGATGGATCAGGATTTGAACGAGGCCGCCATTGCCCGTCAGATGATCAAAAACAGCAACAAAACCATTGTCCTTGCCGATGGGCACAAGTTGAATAACCATGCGACAGGGCTGGTGGCAGAGTTAAAAGATATCTCGTGGTTGGTGACCAGCGATCCGGAGAAGAAACTGAAGAACTTGGTTTTCCCGGCGAATCTTCAGGTGATTGTGGCCTGA
- a CDS encoding glycerol kinase, with translation MLNQRYAAIDQGTTGTRVVVFGEDGKHFSPAAIAHKQLTPNPGWVEHDPMEILRNIRTCLSQCGVVDAIGLAHQGESVVAWDAQSGLPLYNAIIWQDQRTESVIRQLRNEGFEETIRAKTGLPLDTYFSGSKLGWIMRNVPGARELSRRGHLRLGTMDSFFMFHLCGTHITDFNSASRTSLFNIHTLQWDEELCRLFGVPIEALPNIRDNTGHFGDVTYAGNTTPLTACIVDQFAGTYGHGCLQPGQMKITFGTGAFLQSITGPKVPDAQGSGLLPTLCWKLPGEPPLYGLDGGVYNAASAINWAKKIGLYSDIEEFSDFPDEPAIARGLAFIPALSGLGCPYWDRSAAGLWAGLSLETERKDMLQSILEGIAMRSAEVIYAMDKVRPIGDTISVDGGLSANLYFKQFLASLIQKRIVTPANREITAQGVALLARKGLGNTHPMNVRTQHVTTEPAERDLSPYFAKYKDIISRSRNLRGE, from the coding sequence ATGCTGAACCAACGCTATGCAGCCATTGACCAAGGAACAACAGGAACACGCGTCGTGGTGTTCGGCGAGGACGGAAAACATTTTTCCCCCGCCGCCATCGCGCACAAACAATTAACGCCCAATCCTGGTTGGGTTGAACATGATCCCATGGAGATCCTGCGCAATATTCGCACCTGTCTTAGCCAGTGTGGGGTGGTGGATGCCATTGGCCTGGCGCATCAGGGCGAAAGCGTCGTCGCCTGGGATGCCCAGAGCGGCCTGCCGCTCTATAACGCCATTATTTGGCAAGACCAGCGTACCGAATCCGTTATCCGTCAACTGCGCAATGAAGGTTTTGAAGAGACCATCAGGGCGAAGACCGGCTTGCCACTGGATACGTATTTTTCCGGAAGCAAGCTGGGATGGATCATGCGCAATGTGCCCGGTGCCCGTGAGCTTTCACGCCGCGGCCATTTGCGACTCGGTACGATGGACAGTTTTTTCATGTTCCACCTGTGCGGGACACACATCACCGATTTCAACTCGGCTTCCCGAACCTCGTTATTCAATATTCATACCCTGCAATGGGACGAAGAACTGTGTCGGTTATTTGGCGTTCCAATCGAAGCATTGCCAAACATTCGCGACAATACCGGCCATTTTGGCGACGTGACCTATGCCGGCAATACCACGCCGCTGACAGCCTGCATTGTCGATCAGTTTGCCGGCACTTATGGTCATGGCTGCCTGCAGCCCGGTCAGATGAAAATCACTTTCGGCACCGGCGCGTTTTTGCAATCGATTACCGGTCCCAAGGTTCCCGACGCGCAAGGCTCAGGGCTGCTCCCGACATTATGCTGGAAATTACCGGGCGAGCCTCCGCTCTACGGCCTGGATGGCGGCGTCTATAACGCGGCATCAGCCATTAACTGGGCCAAAAAGATCGGCTTGTACAGCGATATCGAGGAGTTCTCCGATTTCCCGGATGAACCGGCCATCGCTCGCGGCTTGGCTTTTATCCCTGCACTCTCCGGCTTGGGTTGCCCCTATTGGGATCGCTCGGCAGCCGGATTATGGGCTGGGCTGTCGCTGGAAACCGAGCGCAAAGACATGCTGCAGTCCATTCTTGAAGGGATCGCCATGCGCTCGGCCGAGGTGATCTACGCCATGGACAAAGTTCGGCCCATTGGCGACACCATTTCGGTGGACGGTGGCTTATCGGCCAACCTCTACTTTAAGCAGTTCCTCGCCAGCCTGATCCAAAAACGCATCGTTACCCCTGCCAACCGGGAAATTACCGCGCAGGGTGTCGCTTTGCTGGCTCGCAAGGGCTTAGGCAACACCCACCCGATGAATGTCAGAACACAACACGTCACCACTGAGCCTGCAGAACGCGATCTGTCTCCTTATTTTGCAAAATATAAGGACATTATTTCCCGTTCCCGCAACCTGCGCGGCGAATAA
- the eutH gene encoding ethanolamine utilization protein EutH: protein MSEIGNIIIYIIMAGTLLGAMASVIKPESGLGKEFVNGIHSIGPVFLAQAGIMAAIPILSYAITYTVGPLFQSMGSDASIAALSIIAVDMGGYQLADAIAANRDQWITAMLVGYTSGASIVYLIPVGLVMLQQKDHKYLALGAMAGLISIPFGVLISLMIITLNNIPVRDIISTASPANHYLSIDFFNALQLLSPLFVFCILLALGLKYRTLWMVKCFLFFGKIMDAFIKMVLAACIIQHFTGVFSKVFGGWVFDPLFADEKELYRAIEIAGYIGIMLAGTFPICYLFQKYCQRPMKFIGRQLRLTDAGAIGMVMVLANIIAVYHLFKDMRARDKVLCVAFGICAQATLGDHLAFTANFQPTLVLPIMVGKFLAGAIAVTIAIFISVPEAQRMEQRDAREEAAAQNDRPTVPLAV, encoded by the coding sequence ATGTCTGAGATTGGCAACATCATTATCTATATCATTATGGCCGGGACCCTGCTCGGCGCCATGGCTTCGGTGATCAAACCCGAAAGCGGATTGGGCAAAGAATTCGTCAATGGTATTCATTCCATTGGCCCGGTATTTCTGGCCCAGGCCGGTATTATGGCGGCGATCCCGATTCTTTCTTACGCTATTACCTACACCGTCGGCCCTCTGTTCCAATCAATGGGATCGGATGCGTCCATTGCCGCTCTGTCGATTATCGCCGTTGATATGGGCGGCTATCAGTTGGCAGACGCGATCGCGGCTAACCGTGATCAATGGATCACAGCCATGTTGGTTGGCTACACCTCCGGTGCCAGTATCGTTTATTTAATTCCGGTCGGCCTGGTCATGCTGCAACAAAAAGACCACAAATATCTGGCGCTGGGCGCCATGGCGGGGTTAATCAGCATTCCGTTTGGCGTACTGATTTCATTGATGATCATCACGCTTAATAATATTCCGGTACGGGATATCATCTCCACGGCATCCCCCGCCAACCACTATTTAAGCATCGACTTCTTCAATGCCTTGCAACTGCTTTCCCCCCTGTTCGTTTTTTGCATCCTGCTGGCGTTAGGGCTGAAATACCGAACCCTATGGATGGTCAAATGCTTTCTGTTCTTTGGCAAGATTATGGATGCCTTTATCAAAATGGTGCTGGCCGCCTGTATTATTCAGCACTTCACCGGGGTCTTTAGCAAAGTCTTTGGCGGTTGGGTGTTCGATCCTCTTTTCGCCGACGAAAAAGAACTTTACCGGGCGATTGAGATTGCGGGCTATATCGGCATCATGCTGGCGGGCACCTTCCCGATTTGCTACCTGTTCCAGAAGTACTGCCAGCGCCCGATGAAGTTTATCGGCCGACAACTTCGGCTCACGGATGCCGGGGCCATTGGCATGGTCATGGTGCTGGCCAACATCATCGCCGTTTATCACCTGTTCAAAGATATGCGTGCCCGTGACAAAGTGCTGTGCGTGGCCTTTGGTATCTGCGCCCAGGCGACCTTAGGCGACCATTTGGCCTTTACCGCCAACTTCCAGCCCACCCTGGTCCTGCCGATTATGGTCGGTAAATTCCTTGCCGGTGCCATTGCCGTGACCATCGCAATCTTTATTTCCGTCCCGGAGGCGCAACGGATGGAGCAGCGCGACGCACGCGAAGAGGCGGCAGCGCAAAACGATCGGCCAACCGTTCCCCTGGCCGTTTAA
- a CDS encoding DUF1937 family protein → MRKIFLACPYSHADENVVQERFLACNKVAANIIEAGHAVFSQVTMSHPINLQLQHTDKAEIGKMWAPVDALFLAMMEELIILDLPGWDQSAGIKREIEFYQSRNQRVSLWSEVEHEFK, encoded by the coding sequence ATGCGTAAGATATTCCTTGCCTGCCCCTACAGCCATGCCGATGAGAACGTGGTGCAGGAGCGATTTCTCGCCTGCAATAAAGTGGCAGCCAACATCATCGAGGCCGGTCATGCGGTTTTCAGCCAGGTCACCATGTCGCACCCAATTAATTTGCAGTTGCAACACACTGATAAAGCAGAGATTGGCAAAATGTGGGCGCCGGTGGATGCGCTGTTTTTAGCCATGATGGAAGAGTTGATTATTTTGGACCTTCCCGGTTGGGATCAAAGCGCAGGCATTAAACGAGAGATTGAGTTCTATCAATCACGCAATCAACGCGTAAGTCTGTGGTCAGAGGTTGAACACGAATTCAAATAG
- a CDS encoding FAD-dependent oxidoreductase: MSQSYDVIIIGAGPAGLAAARALWDEGVNRVLLLEREKQAGGVPRHCRHPTFGMQTFYRPMKGHLWAERILNLVQNNCEIRTGTTVVDIKPGGEVIISGDRGLETLRAKRVIIATGVRETPRHARLVSGVRPQGVLTAGALQQFIYLKKLKPGFKPVIVGSELVSFSTIWTLRNAGIKALALIDENPRPTAFRVAALYARIMGVKLHLGAHITQINGGERVESIEFTAADGSSQQLACDSIIFTGRFTGEYTLIRNSHLAYEPETGRPWFDQHGRCSDPAYYVAGNMTHPADMGDQCYQEGLRVGRQVARSLQQDDAVRFEIPIQLDEVFRLAAPNRVSVSAPAADRVTLNVRVNRYHKGEIIVRDGEKELYRGKHRCLPERRILLKNIDISGLTPNSHLTVIAR; the protein is encoded by the coding sequence ATGAGTCAGTCATATGACGTGATTATTATTGGCGCCGGGCCGGCCGGTTTGGCCGCAGCCCGCGCTTTATGGGATGAAGGCGTAAACCGCGTTCTGCTGTTGGAAAGAGAAAAACAGGCGGGTGGCGTACCGCGCCATTGCCGTCATCCTACGTTCGGCATGCAGACGTTCTACCGGCCGATGAAAGGGCACCTCTGGGCCGAGCGCATTCTGAATCTGGTGCAAAACAATTGTGAAATCAGAACCGGTACCACGGTGGTAGATATCAAGCCCGGCGGTGAGGTAATCATCTCTGGCGATCGGGGCCTTGAAACCTTGCGTGCCAAACGCGTGATTATTGCCACGGGCGTGCGCGAAACGCCACGCCATGCCAGGCTGGTCAGCGGCGTAAGGCCGCAGGGTGTTCTGACCGCAGGGGCGTTACAGCAGTTTATCTATCTGAAAAAACTCAAGCCGGGCTTTAAGCCGGTGATCGTCGGGTCTGAGCTGGTCAGCTTTTCCACTATCTGGACGCTGCGCAATGCGGGCATCAAGGCGCTGGCTCTGATTGATGAAAACCCCCGGCCAACGGCGTTCCGCGTGGCCGCGTTATATGCCCGTATTATGGGCGTTAAGCTCCATCTGGGTGCGCACATCACTCAAATCAATGGCGGCGAGCGGGTGGAAAGTATCGAATTTACCGCCGCGGACGGCAGCTCACAACAATTGGCCTGCGACAGCATTATTTTTACCGGCCGCTTTACCGGCGAGTATACGCTGATCCGTAACAGCCATTTGGCCTATGAGCCTGAGACTGGCCGCCCATGGTTCGACCAGCACGGTCGCTGTTCCGATCCGGCCTATTATGTTGCAGGTAATATGACGCACCCCGCCGATATGGGCGATCAGTGTTACCAGGAAGGGTTGCGCGTAGGTCGGCAAGTTGCCCGATCTCTGCAACAGGATGACGCTGTGCGATTTGAGATTCCTATTCAACTGGACGAGGTATTCCGTCTTGCTGCGCCAAATCGGGTTTCCGTGTCAGCACCGGCCGCCGATCGCGTCACGCTCAATGTCCGTGTTAACCGTTACCATAAAGGCGAAATCATCGTACGCGACGGTGAAAAAGAGCTTTACCGCGGAAAGCACCGCTGCTTGCCTGAACGTCGCATTCTTCTTAAAAATATCGATATTTCCGGTCTCACACCGAACAGTCACTTGACCGTTATCGCCCGATAG